DNA from Aliarcobacter skirrowii CCUG 10374:
CATTTAAGAGATAATGATATGTTGAAGTTAGTGGGTCCACTAACTTCAAATAGTTTTAGTGGAGCTTTAATAATGCCAAATTTAGTTCCTCCTATTACTTCAAAAGATGCTTTATTATCTTATAAAAGTAGAATTTTAGAAGCTTGTAAAGATGATAATTTTACTCCATATATGACACTATTTTTTCAAAATAACTATAGTTTTGAGTTTTTAGAAGATATTAAAGATGAGATAATTGGAATCAAACTTTATCCAGCAGGAATTACTACAAACTCTGAAACTGGAGTTTCTTCTATGGATATTGAAGTTTTAAGACCTACTTTAGAAAATATGAGCCATCTTGGAATTCCTCTTTGTATTCATGGGGAAACAAATGGTTTTGTAATGGATAGAGAAAAAGAGTTTATGCCAATTTATGAGAGTTTGGCTATTGCTTTTCCTAATTTAAAAATAGTAATGGAGCATATTACAACAAAAGATGCTGTAGAGCTTCTAGATAAATATCCAAATTTATATGCAACTGTAACTTTACATCATCTATTAATAACTTTAGATGATGTAGCAGGTGGAATGCTAGATCCTCATCTTTTTTGTAAGCCAATTGCAAAAAGACCAGAGGATAGAAATGCACTTTTAAATGCAGCTTTAAAAGCTCATCCAAAACTTATGTTTGGAAGTGATAGCGCTCCTCATCCAAAACATAAAAAAGAGTGTTGTGGTTGTGCAGCAGGAGTTTTCACATCGCCTATTGCTTTGCAAGTATTAGTGGAACTTTTTGAAAAACACAATGCCTTAGAAAATTTAAATAATTTTGTATCAAATAATGCACAAAAAATTTATGGATTAAATTTAGAAGATAAAACTATAAAATTAGTTAAAAAAGATTTTATAGTTCCAGCTATTTATGAATATAAAGATGAAAAAGTTGTACCAATGTATGCAGGAAAAACTATATCTTGGAGTATTGAAGAGATTACAAAATAAGCTAAATTTTTTTAGCTTATTGTTGGATTTGAGCTTTTTCTTTCGCTTAGAAGTTTTTTAATATTTTCAGCATTCTCTTTTGCTTTTTGTTCTCTCTCTTCTCTCATTAATCTTAGTGTTTCAAGAGTCTCTTGTTTCTCTTTATCAAGATTTGATAATAACTCTATAGCTTTTCTATTATTTGAAATACCACAACTTGCTAAAAATTTCTCTTTTTTATTTACATAAACTATACTCTCATTTGATTCAGCATTTTTATTAAATACTATAATATCGCCCTCTTTAAGGTTTAATATCTCTAAAGTGCTCATCTCTGTCTCTGCCATAATTGGCTCAATTTTCATTCTAGCACCAGAAATTAAGGTTTTAATATCCTGTTTTCTACTTAGTTTTGTATTTTTACCTTCACTAAATATTTTGTCAACAATTTTATTTAAAAGTGGTTCAATATAAGAGATTGGATAACAAATAGATAAAAATCCTGAATCCTCATCAATAGTTATTTCAAAAACAACAAGTAAAACGATATCGTGATCTGAAACTATTTGAATAGCATTTGCATTTGTATCACTTGATTCAATTTTAAAATTTAAGCTAGAAACATCACTCCAAGTTTTATATAAAATTTTTATAAACATTCTATAAAAATGCTCTAAAATTTTTATCTCTATTTCTGTAAGTTCTCTATCAATACTATCCATAGTATTAACAGCACCACTTCCTAATAAATCAGCAATTACTTTATGTGAAATTGTAGGGTTGCACTCAATTACAATTCTTCCATCAAGTGGTTTCATTGAAAGAGTACTTAAAGATGTAACTTGTGGAATAGATAAGATAAACTCTCCATAAGTCATCTGTTCTATTGACATCAGTTTAACATCAACCATTTTTCTAAGCATTGAGCTTAAATCATTTGTAAACTCTCTTAACATCTTATCATGCATTGTTGTAAGAGCTTTTAACTGATCAAGAGTAACTCTATTTGGTTTTTTGAAATCATAAATAGTAAAACTTTTCTCTTTTGCTGCAAACTTATCAAGAGGATTTGTTCCATCAATATCATCACCTTGCTCAGCAATATCTAAAAGAGCATCTATCTCATCTTGACTTAAAAATTCTGCCATTATTTAACCTCTTAATTCAATATCAACATCAATAGCACCCATTTGCTTAAGCATTTGAAGAGTATCAATTATTTCGCTCATTGGGAGTTTCATAACTTTCATTGAACGAACCAAATCTGAAACTGTAGGATCTTTTTTTGTATTTATCATAGAGTTATTTATATCAACCACAGGTTTATCAGCTATTTTAATTCCATCTCCAACATCAACACCTTTGTTAATTGTCGGATTATTCCAATCTACATCATCTAAATTTGTTTTATCTATTCTAAGAGTAAAACTATCTCTTGATATAGTAATTGGAGTAATTGGAATATCACCTCCAGCAATAACAGCTTCTCTATTTATATCAATAATAAGTTTTTTCTTCACATTTGTCTCTAGTTCTATATTTTCAACTAAAGCTATAAACTCTACAATAGACATATCAGAAGGTTTTATAACATCAATTGTTCTTGTATCTATAGCTTTTGCTATATTATTTTCAAATTTTTCATTTATTTTTTGCTCTATTAAGTGTGCAGTTTTTGCTGAATTTTTATAAAGACTTAGTTGAATTGATTTTTCATCTTGTAAATTAAAATCAATCTCTCCTTCAACTGTTGCACCCTCATAAATAAATCCAGTTGTTTTATTATTTGCGTTTGCTACAACAGTTCCTTGAGCAACCGCATAAACATTTCCATCAACCCCTTTTAATTGAGTCATTAAAAGTTCACCATAATCAATAGATTTTGAATCACCAATAGTTGAAACTGTAACTTTTATTTTATCACCTTGCCTTGCAAATGGTGGTAAATCTGCTGTTACCATAACAGCTGCTATATTTTTTGAATTAATAGAGCCTTGTGGAATTTTTATATAAGAGTTTGTAAGTAGGTTTTGAAGACTTTGCATTGTAAATTTAGATTTATCTCCAGTTCCTGGAAGTCCTACAATAAGACCATAACCTATTAGTTGGTTCTCCCTTATTCCTATAATATTTGAAACATCTTTTATTTTTTGACCAAAAAGTGATGAAATAAGCAAAATTGAAAAAAATAAAATTCTCAAATAAATCCTTTATAAAATTTAAGTTTACATTTTATCAAAAATTTAATAAAAAAAGGTATAATCAAAGTAAAATTTTAAACTATTAGGGCTCAAGATTGAATATTTTTATATATGGAAAAGATGATTTCAGAAAAGATATAAAGAGAATTTTAGGTGAATCTAAAATAGATGAAAAACTACAAAATATATCTATTGCCGAAATTTTAAATTTAGAAGATTTGAAAGAGCAGATTGCCTCAAATCCAGATGATGTTTTTTTAATTGATGATGAAAAAATATTTAAAAAGTCTAAATTTGGATTTTTAAAAGCAAAAGATGCAATAGAAGAGGAGTTTTTACTTCAATGTGGAGTTAGTGAGCTATCTATTGACTCTTTTGAAGAGATTCCAAACTATATTACAAGAAAATATGATAGATTAAATTTTAAAAAAGAGCCTAGTGATAGTGAAATTATAAATGAGGATGATCTTGATAATTTAGTTTTAGCAAAAGATGAGGAAAAAGATTTGAATGTAGACTCAAATCAATCTTTTTTAGAAGATGATATTGTAGATACTGAAAAAAAAGAAGATAATACAAAAGATGAACATACAGATAATTTTGAAGAAGATTTTGGTTTGAACAATATAGAGCTAGACTATGACGATAAGGACTCTTTAACTGATAAAAGTGAAGCTATTGAGAGTATGAAAAATGAAGAAGATATTCTAAATTTAGATAGTTTTATCTCTGAAGATTTTGATATGAATGATTTTAAATTAGATGAAGATTTTGATTTAAATTCAATTGATGAGATGCTTTTAGATAGTGATGATAAAAATATTACTGAAAGTGAAGATAAAAATAAAAATGAAGAGTTGTTTGATAACAACAAAGAGAAAGTTTTTATAAATACACCAGAAAACTCTTTAGATTCAAATTTTGATATTGAAAATTTAGATGAAGATAATAATCAAGAAGAGATATTTTTAGGAGATATTGAAAAACAATTAGAAGAGAGTTTAGATTTAGATGAAGTTGATTTAAAAGAGGAGACTCAAGAAGATAATCAAATCAAAAAAGAGTATAATAGTGCAGAAAATGATGTTGTAAAAGAAGAAAATTCTAATTTAAGTATCCAAAAGGAAGATAAAAATATGAATAATTTTTTAGATATAGATAGTATTAGTGAAGCTGATATTCTAGATGCTTTAGGACTTGATAATTCAAAAGTTGAAATGAACTCATCTTTGAATAGTGGAAATAATATAGATGATTCAAGTGATAATTTTAAAGCAAGTAGTATAGATTTAAATGCTTCAAATATTGATGATGTTACTGCTTTACTTTCAAAACTTTTGAAAAATAAGAGTGTAGAGTTGTCAATTAAAATAAAAGAGTAGTATGGATTTATTAGCAATTTCACAAAATACTGTAAAAATTATATTACTAATAGGTCTTCCATCATTAGTTGTAAGCATGATTATAGGACTTATAATCTCTATATTTTCAGCCGTAACTCAAGTAAACGATGCTTCACTTTCATTTGTTCCTAAGATGATTATTGTATCAACTTTTATCCTTTTTTCTCTCCCTTGGATTGGTGAACAAATAGGTGGATTTGCATCTGATTTATGGAATCTAATTTTGGTTTTTGGACAATAATTTGATAGAAAAACTTTATAATTTGAAAAAGAGTCAAATAGAACAAAAACTCATAGAAAAAGCTAGTTTACAACAAGAGATATATCAAATAGACGAAAGCGTTGAAAAATTTACACAAGATATAAATACAGCAACTGTTCAAAAGCTTGGATCAATATCTGACTTTATGGTTTTATCTATGCATAAAAATTCTATTAGATATGAGATAACGAAACTTATAAAAAGAAAAAACGAACTTTTAAAAAAAGTAGAAGCACTATTTTTAGAGATAATTGAACTTCAAAAAGAGAGTGAGCAGTATAAATATATTTTAGAAGAAGAGAAAGAAGAGAGAAGAAAAGCTAAGATGCACGATGAGATGCTACAAAATGAAGAATTTATACAAAGTTCATATATAAGGGGTTATATTTGATTTTTAGATTTTTAATACTAATAATATTTCCAATATCTCTATTTTCAAATGAAGATAGTAGCGCTTTAACAAAACAAAGATTAGAGATACTTCAGCTAAAAGAGGATTTAACACAATTTTATAAAAAAAGAGAAGAAGAAGATTTAGCAAGAAAAAAAGAGATTGAAGATATTCTTAAAAAAATAGAAGATGAGAAAAATAGTATAAATTTAATAAAAGAGCAAAATGAAGAGTTATTAAAAGAGATTAGAGGTCAAATTGTTAGCAAAACAACAAAAATTTATGAACAAATGAAACCAAAAGTAGCTGCTTTAGTGTTTGATCAGATGATATTAGAAGGTAAAATTGAAGAAGTTTTTGATATAATCATTAGATTAAAAGAGTCAAATGTTTCTGTAATTATGAGGTCTTTGAGTGTAGAGAGTGCTTCAATTTTGACTTTTATGTTAGAAAATTTTAAAACAAATGAAATAAAAGGGGAGTAGTATGGCAGAAGAAAATGGTGAAATTAAAAAATCTTCAGATGGTAAAGGTTTAATAATAATTCTTATTGCGTTTGTAATTTTATTAATTGTAGCAGTAGCTGTAGCAACATTTTTTTTATTTAGTAATATTGGAACGAATTCAACTATAAGTAGTCCTGAAAATCAAGAAAAAGTTGAGAATGTGAAATCTTCTGTTGGTTCTGATGCAAAATTCAAAGCAGATGTAACTGAATTAGTATTAAATTTAACAGATACTAGAGGAAGAGAGAAAATTTTAAAACTATCTTTTTCAATAAGAAGTTCAGAGCCAACTATTCAACAAATAGTTGAGAATCATCTTCCTGAAATTACTGATATTGTAATAACTCAAGTAAGCTCAAGAAGTAGTGATGAGTTACTCACTGTTGCTGGAAAAAATATATTAAAAGATGAGTTAGTTAGTGAATTAAATGGTGTTATGAATTATGCAAGAACTAGTAATGGTAATATTGTAAACAATATATTTTTTACAGAGTTTATAATAAGATAAAATATGATTTTAGCAATTAAAAAAAAGAGAAAAATAGAGTTACTTATTAAAAAAGTAGTATTAATTTCTCTTTTATTTATTTTGTTTGCTGTTGGTTTTGGTTTTTATAATAAATTACTTTTAAAAAATGAAGAGTTAAAAGCTCAAGAAGAGCAAGAGATTTTGCTTCAATTACAGAAAGAGAGATTAGAAAAGCAAAAAGCAGAAATTGAATTTATTATACTAGAAGAGAGTTCTAGAGTAGTTGATTTAATAGGGCAAAAATATATTGATGATATTAAAGTATATAAAAATAAATTAGTTTACATTTTAAAACCGAATACAAATATAGATGCAATAACAATAAGATATGGAAGTTTTGCTTTAGTAAAAAGAAGTTTTAAAGAGATTGTTGTTGTTATTGATTTAGAAAATATATTGAAAGGAAAAATTAAATGATTAAATATTTTTTATATGCATTTATTCCTTTTATATTTTTATCAT
Protein-coding regions in this window:
- the pyrC gene encoding dihydroorotase encodes the protein MSKIFVLNKPLDMHLHLRDNDMLKLVGPLTSNSFSGALIMPNLVPPITSKDALLSYKSRILEACKDDNFTPYMTLFFQNNYSFEFLEDIKDEIIGIKLYPAGITTNSETGVSSMDIEVLRPTLENMSHLGIPLCIHGETNGFVMDREKEFMPIYESLAIAFPNLKIVMEHITTKDAVELLDKYPNLYATVTLHHLLITLDDVAGGMLDPHLFCKPIAKRPEDRNALLNAALKAHPKLMFGSDSAPHPKHKKECCGCAAGVFTSPIALQVLVELFEKHNALENLNNFVSNNAQKIYGLNLEDKTIKLVKKDFIVPAIYEYKDEKVVPMYAGKTISWSIEEITK
- the fliM gene encoding flagellar motor switch protein FliM → MAEFLSQDEIDALLDIAEQGDDIDGTNPLDKFAAKEKSFTIYDFKKPNRVTLDQLKALTTMHDKMLREFTNDLSSMLRKMVDVKLMSIEQMTYGEFILSIPQVTSLSTLSMKPLDGRIVIECNPTISHKVIADLLGSGAVNTMDSIDRELTEIEIKILEHFYRMFIKILYKTWSDVSSLNFKIESSDTNANAIQIVSDHDIVLLVVFEITIDEDSGFLSICYPISYIEPLLNKIVDKIFSEGKNTKLSRKQDIKTLISGARMKIEPIMAETEMSTLEILNLKEGDIIVFNKNAESNESIVYVNKKEKFLASCGISNNRKAIELLSNLDKEKQETLETLRLMREEREQKAKENAENIKKLLSERKSSNPTIS
- a CDS encoding flagellar basal body P-ring protein FlgI; its protein translation is MRILFFSILLISSLFGQKIKDVSNIIGIRENQLIGYGLIVGLPGTGDKSKFTMQSLQNLLTNSYIKIPQGSINSKNIAAVMVTADLPPFARQGDKIKVTVSTIGDSKSIDYGELLMTQLKGVDGNVYAVAQGTVVANANNKTTGFIYEGATVEGEIDFNLQDEKSIQLSLYKNSAKTAHLIEQKINEKFENNIAKAIDTRTIDVIKPSDMSIVEFIALVENIELETNVKKKLIIDINREAVIAGGDIPITPITISRDSFTLRIDKTNLDDVDWNNPTINKGVDVGDGIKIADKPVVDINNSMINTKKDPTVSDLVRSMKVMKLPMSEIIDTLQMLKQMGAIDVDIELRG
- a CDS encoding flagellar biosynthetic protein FliQ, which translates into the protein MDLLAISQNTVKIILLIGLPSLVVSMIIGLIISIFSAVTQVNDASLSFVPKMIIVSTFILFSLPWIGEQIGGFASDLWNLILVFGQ
- a CDS encoding flagellar basal body-associated FliL family protein, translating into MAEENGEIKKSSDGKGLIIILIAFVILLIVAVAVATFFLFSNIGTNSTISSPENQEKVENVKSSVGSDAKFKADVTELVLNLTDTRGREKILKLSFSIRSSEPTIQQIVENHLPEITDIVITQVSSRSSDELLTVAGKNILKDELVSELNGVMNYARTSNGNIVNNIFFTEFIIR